Proteins from a genomic interval of Zingiber officinale cultivar Zhangliang chromosome 1B, Zo_v1.1, whole genome shotgun sequence:
- the LOC122043495 gene encoding uncharacterized protein LOC122043495, with the protein MSQLEATTFITFDLEAGRKEELIKCLRRNHDVFAWSTHELQGISPSIAQHELHVRSDAWLVKRRKRDFSAEQNVIIRAEIEKLLGVGHIREGYHQVPLARGDQEKIGRNLEVYVDDILIKSLRATDLSVDIEETFQTLRTYGIKLNPQKYQFGAKSGRFLGYIVTDRDIEANPSKVKALQDMPPPRNLKEVQRLTAKLTIGEPLRIYLSSSKHVVGSALVRSDGEKQPVYFLNHILKDAESHYNGLEKLAFPLILAARRLRPYFLAHTIVVMTNSPLGRYQPRTAIKAQSLADFVTKVQTPEPGATWKVYVDGSSTRQGSDIDILLISPQEERMHLSVRLDYRATNNEAEYEALIAGLRAARHVGASKVSLVSHIDKIEGLVFPSDWRMVIVEFLQSRATSSDREEAQLLRKRAGRFTLIGDQLYKKAFSKPLLKCVSSEDAEYILQEVHQGAWEGHPNGRSLARKIPLAGYFWPTLQEDAARTVVTCHSRQKYHNFSHQPTEEMKVSTVSCPFDQWDMDIVGPFPMVTGQQKFLLVAVDYFSKSIEA; encoded by the exons ATGAGCCAactggaggccaccacattcattacATTCGACCTGGAGGCGGGCCGAAAGGAAGAGCTGATCAAGTGCTTGCGGCGCAACCACGACGTCTTTGCGTGGTCAACACATGAGCTACAGGGCATCTCGCCTAGCatcgcgcagcatgagctccatgtccggTCGGACGCATGGCTCGTGAAGcggaggaagagggacttcagtgccgagcagaacgtcatcatccgagcAGAAATCGAGAAGCTTCTAGGGGTCGGTCacatacgggag GGATACCACCAAGTCCCGCTCGCCAGAGGTGATCAGGAGAAG ATCGGGCGGAacttggaggtatatgtcgatgacatacttattaaatcacTCCGAGCGACCGACCTTTCTGTAGATatagaggagaccttccaaacactGAGGACGTACGGAATCAAGCTGAATCCCCAGAAGTATCAATTCGGAGCGAAGAGTGGTCGCTTTTTGGGCTATATCGTCACCGACCGGGATATAGAGgcgaatcccagcaaagtgaaggcactgcaagacatgccaccCCCCAGAAATCTGAAGGAAGTACAACGccttaccg ctaagctgACTATTGGCGAGCCACTCCGCATCTACTTATCCTCGAGCAAACATGTTGTTGGCTCGGCGTTAGTGCGGTCGGACGGCGAAAAACAGCCAGTGTATTTCCTgaaccatattttaaaagatgctgaatcccaCTACAATGGCCTCGAGAAGCTTGCCTTCCCGTTGATCCTCGCCGCCCGGAGACTCCGGCCCTACTTTCTCGCACACACAATTGTCGTCATGACGAACAGCCCTTTGGGAAGG TACCAACCCCGGACGGCCATTAAAGCTCAATCATTGGCAGACTTCGTCACCAAGGTGCAAACCCCCGAGCCCGGAGCTACTTGGAAGGTGTATGTGGACGGGTCATCCACGCGGCAGGGAAGCGACATCGACATTTTGTTAATCTCACCGCAAGAAGAGCGTATGCATTTGTCCGTGCGGCTGGATTACCGTGcaactaacaatgaggcagagtatgaggccctaaTAGCTGGTTTACGGGCCGCTCGGCACGTAGGAGCCAGTAAG GTATCCTTAGTGTCTCACATTGACAAGATCGAGGGCCTCgtgtttccgagcgactggaggatggTCATAGTGGAATTTTTACAGTCCAGAGCTACGTCGTCCGATCGGGAAGAAGCTCAGTTGCTAAGGAAGAGAGCTGGTCGGTTCACCCTCATCggggatcagctttacaaaaaggctttttcCAAACCGCTCCTAAAATGTGTCAGCTCAGAAGATGCGGAGTACATTTTacaggaagtgcatcaaggagCCTGGGAAGGGCATCCGAACGGTCGCTCGCTGGCAAGAAAGATTCcgctggccgggtacttttggccgaccctccaggaagatgccgctcggactGTCGTCACCTGCCATTCTCGTCAGAAATATCACAATTTTTCCCATCAGCCAACGGAGGAAATGAAGGTGTCTAcagtatcctgcccgttcgaccagtgggacatggacatcgtgggaccgtTCCCTATGGTGACCGGACAGCAGAAGTTTTTGCTCGTGGCagtggactatttctccaaatcGATCGAGGCCTAG